The proteins below come from a single Methanobacteriaceae archaeon genomic window:
- a CDS encoding manganese efflux pump, translating into MDIFSMFFLAVGLAMDAFSVSITRGMILKCHLKYALTIAIFFGVFQALMPVAGWLAGSQLAALVELWAPWIAFTLLVIIGGKMVYEGFSHEEEAEICHIFSIRDILILSVATSIDAFAVGVTFAFLNTPILLPILIIGLVTFSMSFIGVYLGKQVGHLFEGKIEILGGFILIGIGLKILIESLL; encoded by the coding sequence ATGGATATTTTTTCAATGTTTTTTCTGGCTGTTGGTCTTGCTATGGATGCTTTTAGTGTGTCCATTACCAGAGGTATGATTCTAAAATGTCATTTGAAATATGCATTAACCATTGCCATATTTTTTGGAGTTTTTCAGGCCCTAATGCCAGTAGCTGGTTGGCTGGCAGGTTCCCAATTAGCAGCCCTGGTTGAGCTCTGGGCTCCCTGGATCGCCTTCACCCTCCTGGTAATTATTGGGGGTAAAATGGTTTATGAGGGATTCTCCCATGAGGAAGAAGCGGAAATATGCCATATCTTCTCCATAAGAGACATTTTAATCCTCTCTGTTGCCACCAGTATTGATGCTTTTGCTGTGGGAGTGACCTTCGCTTTTTTAAACACACCCATCCTACTACCAATACTAATTATTGGCCTGGTAACATTCTCAATGTCATTTATAGGTGTTTATCTGGGTAAACAGGTAGGCCACCTATTTGAAGGTAAAATTGAGATACTGGGAGGGTTTATTCTAATAGGAATTGGCTTAAAAATTCTCATAGAAAGCCTGCTTTGA
- a CDS encoding ABC transporter ATP-binding protein produces MVLNAVEIENVTLAFNKQPVLLDINLSIVENDFLAIIGPNGGGKSTLLKIILGLVKPDQGRVRVFGHKPGNPANPVGYLPQHVSFDPEFPINVFETVLSGRYRGVMKNYTKEDREKVLNVLEEVGMVEMQDRQMSRLSGGQQQRVFIARALARDPKLLLLDEPMASIDPEMQNSFYQLLSKLRERMAIILVSHDVGAVSTHVDNIACLNKTLFYHGAVEYAAESLEKMYKCPVDLLSHGIPHRVLKKH; encoded by the coding sequence ATGGTGCTTAATGCAGTTGAAATAGAGAATGTGACTCTGGCATTTAATAAACAGCCAGTACTCCTGGATATTAACCTTTCAATTGTAGAAAATGATTTTTTAGCCATAATAGGTCCTAATGGAGGAGGTAAAAGCACTCTTTTGAAGATAATCTTGGGTCTTGTAAAACCAGACCAGGGTAGAGTAAGAGTTTTCGGGCACAAACCTGGAAATCCGGCAAATCCTGTTGGCTACCTTCCTCAGCACGTATCATTCGACCCTGAGTTTCCTATAAATGTTTTTGAAACGGTATTGTCCGGAAGATACCGGGGTGTTATGAAAAATTATACCAAAGAAGACCGGGAGAAAGTTTTGAATGTCCTGGAAGAGGTGGGTATGGTTGAAATGCAGGACCGGCAGATGAGCCGACTTTCAGGGGGTCAACAACAACGTGTTTTTATAGCCCGTGCCCTGGCACGCGATCCTAAATTGTTGTTATTGGATGAGCCAATGGCCAGTATAGACCCTGAAATGCAGAATTCATTTTACCAGCTATTATCAAAGCTCAGGGAGAGGATGGCCATAATACTGGTAAGTCATGATGTGGGAGCAGTTTCCACTCATGTGGATAATATAGCATGTTTAAATAAAACACTATTCTACCACGGAGCAGTGGAATATGCAGCAGAATCCCTGGAGAAAATGTATAAATGTCCTGTTGATTTACTCAGCCACGGAATTCCCCATAGAGTTTTGAAAAAACATTAA
- a CDS encoding UPF0179 family protein yields the protein MITLIGTNLAEKGLIFRHYGAASQCEKCRFKNTCIESLESGRMYRIRQVKNTEHPCPVHEGGKVKVVEVDKAHIKAAIDSKRAFEGSNIIFSPPDCDEKCNLRELCFPEGLYKEDKCKISKKLGKPPEKCPRGHNLTLVLLKY from the coding sequence ATGATAACCCTCATTGGGACTAACTTAGCTGAAAAAGGACTTATATTCAGGCACTATGGTGCTGCCAGCCAGTGCGAAAAGTGCCGCTTCAAGAACACCTGTATTGAATCCCTGGAAAGTGGTAGGATGTACCGGATCAGACAAGTAAAGAACACAGAACATCCCTGCCCAGTTCACGAAGGAGGTAAAGTCAAGGTAGTTGAAGTTGATAAAGCCCATATTAAAGCAGCTATTGATTCCAAGCGTGCATTTGAAGGTTCAAATATCATTTTCTCCCCTCCTGATTGTGATGAAAAATGCAATTTGAGAGAATTATGTTTTCCAGAGGGCCTGTATAAAGAGGATAAATGCAAGATAAGCAAAAAATTAGGAAAGCCTCCTGAAAAATGTCCTAGAGGACATAATTTGACTTTGGTTCTTCTAAAATATTAA
- a CDS encoding PAS domain S-box protein: protein MSDYKILIALENTLESEKIQEILSPRDYSTTIFNWENTSNNKKSLFNDLKDIDLILTDSKFKYDKNFFTLIFDLMKKKVLSLILITTTEEHSFKGEFDLKEDIISLKKPFNSRELILTLELALHKKKMENALHDSEDKYRLLVENADDPIAIINYEGEFILVNSSAARFFGCDKEDFLGKTMWELFPKEYADPQMKNIRKVIETGQGTIIESKTMIRGNEYYFSTNIQPMPVKNGETGMVQLIARDITPMKVFENALKKSEEKFREVFNKANDGISLHHVDENGYPGNFVEVNDVVCERLGYTREELLKMGPIDIINSETKALMPEILEQLKSSGRATFEAIQVSRDGELITTEISNHLFTLQGKKMIMAVSRDISQRKKTEDQLLRILAGIENTTDAIGISMPDGSHFYHNQSFNELFGYSVEELNVPLGPVKLFKDPELGLHIFQTIMAGNDWSGELEMVDKSGRVFPAYIRANSIKNEKGKVIGLIGVLNDITERKRVEYALKVSEEKFRTLAQTAVDAIVIIDREEKIIFCNKSLERIFDYREEEILGEYLDTLIPKRYVEDFQFKLDYFHEQNLEKGNVFESFGMRKDRSEFPLEMSLNTWTSEGETYTTFIIRDITQRKLNEFKLKMREDIFQLMSQNIDEVFWIIDPLTGQILYMSPSYQKIWGQTIENLYQNPRSWIESMHPQDKDNFISYIFGKNGSTDREGIKCRVLRSDGNEKLIKVRAFPVINENKEIYRRIGIATDISKSKD from the coding sequence GTGTCAGACTATAAAATACTAATTGCTTTAGAAAACACTTTAGAATCTGAAAAAATTCAGGAAATACTATCTCCCAGAGACTATAGTACTACCATTTTCAACTGGGAAAATACATCTAATAATAAAAAATCTCTTTTTAACGATTTAAAGGATATTGATCTAATTTTAACGGATTCGAAATTTAAATACGATAAAAATTTTTTTACTCTTATTTTTGATTTAATGAAAAAAAAAGTTCTTTCACTGATTTTGATTACAACAACTGAAGAACATAGTTTCAAAGGCGAATTTGATTTGAAAGAAGACATTATATCTCTTAAAAAGCCTTTTAATTCTCGAGAACTTATTTTAACATTAGAATTAGCTCTACACAAAAAAAAGATGGAAAATGCACTTCATGATAGCGAGGATAAATACCGCCTTTTAGTTGAAAATGCGGACGACCCCATAGCCATTATAAACTATGAAGGTGAGTTTATCCTTGTAAACAGTAGTGCTGCCCGTTTTTTCGGTTGTGATAAAGAGGATTTTCTCGGGAAAACCATGTGGGAATTATTCCCAAAAGAATACGCTGATCCACAGATGAAAAATATAAGAAAAGTTATTGAAACTGGTCAGGGTACGATTATTGAAAGTAAGACCATGATTCGGGGAAATGAGTACTATTTCAGTACCAATATTCAACCCATGCCTGTTAAAAATGGTGAAACAGGTATGGTACAGCTAATAGCTCGAGATATAACCCCCATGAAGGTTTTTGAAAATGCTCTAAAAAAGAGTGAAGAAAAATTCCGCGAAGTTTTTAACAAAGCCAACGATGGCATATCCCTTCATCATGTTGATGAAAATGGCTATCCAGGTAATTTTGTTGAAGTTAACGATGTTGTATGCGAAAGATTAGGTTATACTCGTGAAGAACTTCTTAAAATGGGACCCATTGATATAATCAACTCGGAAACTAAGGCTCTTATGCCAGAAATTCTAGAACAATTAAAATCTTCTGGTAGAGCAACATTCGAAGCTATTCAAGTCAGCCGTGATGGTGAGTTGATAACCACTGAAATCAGCAACCATCTTTTCACTCTTCAGGGGAAAAAAATGATTATGGCCGTTTCTCGGGATATTTCACAGCGGAAAAAAACTGAAGATCAATTACTACGGATTTTAGCTGGAATTGAGAACACAACAGATGCCATTGGCATTTCAATGCCTGATGGTTCTCATTTTTATCATAACCAATCCTTCAATGAATTATTTGGTTACTCTGTAGAGGAATTAAACGTCCCTTTAGGTCCAGTTAAGTTATTCAAAGACCCAGAACTCGGATTGCATATATTCCAGACCATCATGGCTGGTAATGATTGGAGTGGTGAGCTGGAGATGGTTGATAAATCTGGTCGAGTTTTCCCAGCCTATATCAGGGCTAATAGTATAAAAAATGAGAAAGGAAAAGTTATAGGATTAATAGGTGTTCTAAATGACATCACTGAACGTAAAAGAGTTGAATATGCCCTGAAAGTTAGTGAAGAGAAGTTCAGAACACTGGCACAGACTGCTGTGGACGCTATTGTGATCATTGATAGGGAAGAAAAAATTATCTTTTGCAACAAAAGCCTGGAAAGAATTTTTGATTACCGTGAGGAAGAAATTCTAGGGGAGTACTTGGACACCCTCATCCCTAAAAGGTATGTTGAAGATTTTCAGTTCAAATTAGATTATTTTCATGAGCAAAACCTGGAAAAAGGTAACGTTTTCGAGTCCTTCGGAATGAGAAAAGATAGAAGTGAGTTTCCACTGGAAATGTCCCTTAACACTTGGACATCTGAAGGTGAAACATACACTACCTTCATTATTAGGGATATAACCCAGAGGAAATTAAATGAATTTAAATTGAAAATGAGAGAAGATATATTCCAGTTGATGTCACAGAATATTGATGAAGTTTTCTGGATTATAGATCCACTTACTGGCCAGATACTTTACATGAGCCCTTCCTATCAAAAGATATGGGGGCAAACCATTGAAAATCTCTATCAAAATCCTAGATCCTGGATAGAATCCATGCATCCCCAAGATAAAGATAATTTCATTAGTTATATATTTGGAAAAAATGGATCAACCGACCGGGAAGGAATTAAATGCAGAGTCTTACGCTCTGATGGGAATGAAAAATTAATTAAAGTACGGGCATTTCCCGTGATTAATGAAAATAAAGAAATCTATCGTAGAATAGGAATAGCTACTGATATATCCAAAAGCAAAGATTGA
- a CDS encoding tetratricopeptide repeat protein, translating to MNSGKKNDDKKHEEMILLFRKGVELFQIENYKAALLYFDEALVLDPDNSKIWDNRGVALSRIGLQDEAMESFEVALDLEPGNAQAWSNLGVLYAAQKRFDEALNSFDHCLKLDPENHEAWNNRGTALFSIGKYEEALESFNRAVELDSLNAQAWAGKGSAHRFLGQYEQAIESLEKFIELASDSLSPQVEEAWALIFELKMKMGDDEDRNKF from the coding sequence ATGAATTCTGGCAAGAAAAATGATGATAAGAAACACGAGGAGATGATACTTTTATTTCGAAAAGGTGTTGAACTTTTTCAAATAGAAAATTATAAGGCTGCTCTTTTATATTTTGATGAGGCCCTGGTACTTGACCCTGATAATAGTAAGATCTGGGATAATCGGGGTGTTGCTCTTTCGCGAATTGGGCTTCAGGACGAAGCTATGGAGTCTTTTGAGGTGGCCCTTGATCTTGAACCAGGGAATGCTCAGGCATGGTCCAATTTGGGAGTGCTTTACGCTGCCCAGAAAAGGTTTGATGAGGCCTTAAACTCTTTTGATCATTGCCTGAAACTGGACCCGGAGAACCATGAAGCATGGAATAATCGTGGCACTGCTTTATTCAGTATAGGGAAATATGAAGAAGCTTTAGAATCATTTAATCGTGCTGTTGAGTTAGATTCTCTTAATGCTCAGGCATGGGCTGGTAAAGGATCTGCCCACCGTTTTCTTGGACAGTATGAACAAGCCATTGAATCCCTTGAAAAATTCATTGAACTAGCATCTGACAGTCTTAGTCCTCAAGTTGAGGAGGCTTGGGCTTTAATTTTTGAATTAAAAATGAAGATGGGTGATGATGAAGACAGAAATAAATTTTAG
- the rpiA gene encoding ribose-5-phosphate isomerase RpiA — MHPKKEVAWEAAQLLEDAKKEVAHEAAMMVSDGQVLGLGTGSTAHYFILKLGERIKNEELELMGIPTSYQSFFLARDCGIPVTTLDEHLPDLAVDGADEVDPDLNLIKGGGAAHTLEKIVDSAASKFLVIVDESKEVDKLGDFPVPIEVIPSAYRPVSEHVKTLGGSPSLRMAQMKDGPVITDNNNFIVDVQFKEINNPQELEKTLNNIPGVVENGIFAGVAHQVLIATSKGVKSFKKP; from the coding sequence ATGCACCCGAAGAAAGAAGTAGCCTGGGAAGCTGCCCAGCTTTTAGAAGATGCTAAAAAAGAAGTTGCTCATGAAGCAGCTATGATGGTCTCTGATGGACAGGTTCTGGGACTCGGGACCGGATCAACTGCCCATTACTTCATCCTGAAACTTGGAGAAAGGATTAAAAATGAAGAACTTGAACTAATGGGGATACCAACCTCTTATCAATCTTTTTTCCTGGCCAGGGACTGTGGAATACCTGTAACCACCCTTGATGAACATCTACCCGACCTGGCTGTGGATGGTGCTGATGAAGTAGATCCCGATTTGAATCTCATAAAAGGTGGTGGAGCTGCACACACTTTAGAAAAGATAGTTGATTCTGCAGCCAGTAAATTCTTGGTTATTGTGGATGAATCTAAAGAAGTTGATAAACTTGGGGATTTTCCGGTGCCCATTGAAGTCATACCATCTGCTTACCGGCCAGTTTCAGAACACGTGAAGACATTAGGTGGTTCACCTTCCCTTAGGATGGCTCAGATGAAAGATGGACCAGTAATAACTGATAACAATAATTTTATTGTGGATGTTCAGTTTAAAGAGATAAACAACCCTCAAGAACTGGAAAAAACACTTAACAATATTCCAGGTGTGGTAGAAAATGGAATCTTCGCCGGAGTAGCTCATCAAGTTCTCATTGCCACATCAAAGGGAGTAAAATCTTTTAAAAAACCATAA
- a CDS encoding zinc ABC transporter substrate-binding protein, which produces MERKAIYILFSLLILVLLGAIAIYILTGNGQSQSNNGKIGVVVTVGPQKEFVEKVGGEKVNVTVLVPPGSDPHTYEPLPNQMKQVQNARIYFQVGSGIEFEVTWMDKLASINPQMKLVNTSNGIELIPNMAEHEEGSDPHVWVSPENAKIMVENIYRSLVEMDPQNKDYYTKNRDAYLGQLDELDKNITQKLSGKNNTKIMVYHPAWAYFCKDYNLKQISIESQGKEPTPQGIANLVDQARRENIKVIFISPQYSTSNAQVIANEIGGRVVIVDALSENYLENMKKVAESFAST; this is translated from the coding sequence ATGGAACGAAAAGCTATTTACATCCTTTTTTCTTTACTAATTCTAGTTCTCTTAGGAGCAATTGCCATCTATATTTTGACTGGAAATGGTCAATCACAATCTAATAATGGCAAAATTGGAGTAGTGGTTACAGTTGGCCCTCAAAAGGAGTTTGTTGAAAAAGTGGGTGGAGAAAAAGTAAATGTTACAGTATTGGTACCTCCGGGTTCCGATCCACATACCTATGAACCACTCCCTAACCAGATGAAACAGGTTCAAAATGCAAGGATATATTTCCAGGTAGGTTCTGGAATAGAATTTGAAGTCACCTGGATGGATAAACTGGCCAGTATAAACCCTCAAATGAAATTAGTAAACACGTCTAATGGAATTGAATTAATTCCCAATATGGCTGAACATGAAGAAGGCAGTGATCCACATGTGTGGGTTTCACCTGAAAATGCCAAAATCATGGTGGAAAACATATACCGAAGTCTGGTTGAAATGGATCCTCAAAATAAGGATTATTATACTAAAAACAGAGATGCATATCTTGGACAGCTGGATGAACTTGATAAGAATATTACTCAGAAACTTTCTGGGAAAAACAATACTAAAATAATGGTATATCATCCTGCTTGGGCTTATTTTTGCAAAGATTATAATTTAAAACAGATATCAATAGAATCCCAGGGAAAAGAACCTACACCCCAGGGTATAGCTAACTTGGTGGATCAGGCTCGTCGTGAGAACATAAAGGTTATATTTATCAGCCCACAGTATTCAACCAGTAATGCCCAGGTAATTGCCAATGAAATTGGTGGAAGAGTGGTAATTGTGGATGCGCTCAGTGAAAACTACTTGGAAAACATGAAAAAAGTAGCAGAATCTTTCGCCAGTACTTGA
- a CDS encoding metal ABC transporter permease codes for MTGILEYTFMQNAFLAAVLVSVACGVVGTYVVIKRIVFISGGISHAAFGGIGMGYFLGVNPILAAIPFSVISALVMGLTSKKVKISEDTAIGILWSLGMAIGIIFINLTPGYVPDLMSYLFGSILTVPVNDLFIMMALDIIIIISVILFQREFQGISFDEEFSKVVGMPTTAFYLLLLSLVALSVVVMIKVVGVILVIALLTIPAAIAKQYTYNIRRMMILAVILGMILTTGGLYISYLFNLASGATIVLVLGIGFLCSLIIQKIKES; via the coding sequence GTGACAGGAATCCTGGAATACACTTTCATGCAGAATGCCTTCCTGGCTGCAGTTCTGGTTAGTGTAGCCTGCGGAGTGGTGGGAACTTATGTGGTTATAAAGAGGATTGTTTTTATAAGTGGTGGTATTTCCCATGCTGCATTTGGTGGTATTGGAATGGGATATTTTCTGGGAGTTAACCCTATACTGGCTGCCATACCCTTCAGTGTAATATCCGCACTTGTCATGGGATTAACCAGTAAAAAAGTTAAAATCAGTGAAGACACAGCTATAGGGATTTTATGGAGCTTGGGAATGGCTATTGGAATCATATTCATCAACCTTACCCCTGGCTATGTACCTGACCTCATGAGCTACCTTTTTGGAAGTATACTCACTGTACCAGTAAATGACCTTTTTATAATGATGGCACTGGATATAATCATCATAATTTCAGTAATTCTGTTTCAGAGGGAGTTTCAGGGAATATCCTTTGATGAAGAATTTAGTAAAGTGGTTGGCATGCCTACCACAGCCTTTTATTTACTACTTTTATCTTTAGTGGCTCTGTCAGTGGTGGTAATGATAAAAGTTGTGGGAGTTATTTTAGTCATAGCTCTTCTGACCATCCCTGCAGCCATTGCCAAACAATACACCTATAATATAAGGCGGATGATGATTTTGGCTGTAATTTTGGGAATGATACTCACTACTGGAGGTTTGTACATTTCATACCTATTTAATTTAGCTTCCGGGGCAACCATTGTTCTGGTACTGGGCATAGGATTCTTATGTTCCCTGATAATTCAAAAAATTAAGGAATCTTAA
- a CDS encoding tautomerase family protein: MPVITIDAPPMSKEQKRELVNSFAKSASKILNLPVSAIVIIIREVESENVGVGDILLCDREK, translated from the coding sequence ATGCCGGTGATAACTATAGATGCTCCTCCCATGAGCAAAGAACAGAAAAGAGAGTTAGTTAACTCTTTTGCTAAAAGTGCCAGTAAAATATTGAACCTTCCGGTTTCCGCAATTGTGATAATAATCAGAGAGGTTGAATCAGAGAATGTGGGTGTTGGAGATATTTTATTGTGTGATCGGGAAAAATGA
- a CDS encoding thioredoxin domain-containing protein: protein MPDKSAPKVSTPKSDTFYNHLKNEKSPYLLQHVNNPVDWYPWGDKAFEKAKKENKPIFLSIGYSTCHWCHVMARESFEDPEIAELLNQFFVSVKVDREERPDIDSVYMTVSQMITGSGGWPLTIVMTPDLKPFFAGTYFPKETGVRGVGLKDIILNIRDLWKNKKGDILKSSEDITSSLQQISQKTSKEELGEQVLGKTYQILIDSFDQKYGGFGTYQKFPTTQHLFFLLRYWKRTGEKEALEMVEKTLESMRRGGVYDHIGFGFHRYSVEPRWIVPHFEKMLYDQALLIIAYTESFQITGKLKYRETAEELVEYLLRDMKSPEGGFFSAEDADSEGEEGKFYLWTMKEIMELLGPEDGELFCHVYSVYEDGNYNDESTGKKTDKNILHREKSWTELSSDLKIKKEQLWWRMENARDKLFKTREERVRPHKDDKILTDWNGLVIVALAIAGKVFNRKNYIRAAQEALNFIISNLFIGKGLFHRWRDGEAAVEGNLDDYAYLIWGLLELYQATFYSEYLKLAMDLKQTLMKHFWDNEGGGFFFTSDKASEILVRQKDAYDTALPSGNSVMMLNLEKMHLLTGDIKLRETAISLEKYFSSRIISSPSAFTMFLCGTILKMGPSFQIVIVGDKKHPDTTNMLNALKKEFLPNSSIILKDSEDIFLNNLIESLKHKNIVNNQVTAYVCGNGTCHAPVNNVEDLFKFLNKF from the coding sequence ATGCCTGATAAATCAGCACCTAAAGTTTCCACACCTAAATCTGATACTTTTTACAACCATCTAAAAAATGAAAAAAGCCCCTACTTACTCCAACACGTAAATAATCCTGTGGACTGGTACCCTTGGGGTGATAAAGCTTTTGAAAAAGCTAAAAAAGAGAATAAACCGATTTTTTTATCTATAGGTTACTCCACATGTCACTGGTGTCATGTGATGGCCAGGGAGTCTTTTGAAGACCCTGAAATAGCCGAACTTTTGAATCAGTTCTTTGTCTCGGTTAAAGTAGACCGGGAGGAGAGACCAGATATTGACAGTGTTTACATGACTGTCAGCCAGATGATCACGGGAAGTGGTGGATGGCCCTTAACAATTGTAATGACACCTGATTTAAAACCATTCTTTGCAGGAACCTATTTCCCAAAAGAAACTGGTGTTCGAGGTGTGGGACTTAAAGATATAATTTTAAATATCAGAGATCTATGGAAAAACAAAAAAGGTGACATATTGAAATCATCTGAAGATATAACGAGTTCTCTACAACAGATTTCACAGAAAACTTCAAAAGAAGAACTGGGTGAGCAGGTACTTGGAAAAACTTACCAGATATTAATTGATAGTTTTGACCAGAAGTATGGTGGTTTCGGAACTTATCAGAAATTCCCCACAACCCAACATTTGTTTTTCCTCCTCAGGTACTGGAAACGCACCGGTGAAAAAGAAGCTCTAGAAATGGTGGAAAAAACACTGGAATCCATGCGCAGGGGAGGTGTATATGACCACATAGGTTTCGGTTTTCACCGTTACAGTGTAGAACCCAGATGGATAGTTCCTCACTTCGAGAAAATGTTATATGACCAGGCACTTTTGATTATTGCCTACACGGAAAGCTTTCAGATCACAGGAAAACTCAAGTATCGTGAAACAGCTGAAGAACTAGTTGAATATCTATTAAGGGATATGAAGTCACCAGAGGGTGGATTTTTCTCTGCTGAAGATGCAGACAGTGAAGGGGAAGAGGGTAAATTCTATTTATGGACCATGAAGGAAATAATGGAGTTACTAGGGCCGGAAGATGGTGAACTATTCTGCCATGTTTACAGTGTATATGAGGATGGAAATTATAATGATGAATCTACCGGTAAAAAAACAGATAAAAACATACTTCACAGGGAAAAATCATGGACTGAACTTTCATCAGATTTAAAAATAAAAAAAGAACAACTCTGGTGGAGAATGGAAAATGCCAGGGATAAATTATTCAAAACTCGTGAAGAGAGAGTACGTCCCCATAAAGATGATAAAATACTCACAGACTGGAATGGTCTGGTTATTGTTGCTCTAGCCATTGCAGGGAAAGTTTTTAACAGGAAAAATTATATCAGGGCAGCCCAGGAAGCTCTAAACTTTATTATAAGCAACCTTTTCATAGGGAAAGGATTATTTCACCGCTGGAGGGATGGTGAAGCTGCTGTTGAAGGAAATCTAGATGATTATGCCTATTTAATTTGGGGTTTGCTGGAACTATACCAGGCAACATTTTATTCAGAATACCTCAAACTGGCTATGGATCTCAAGCAAACACTGATGAAACATTTCTGGGATAATGAAGGTGGAGGTTTCTTTTTCACATCAGATAAGGCGTCTGAAATATTAGTGAGACAAAAAGATGCCTATGACACGGCTTTACCCTCAGGAAATTCAGTAATGATGCTTAACCTTGAAAAAATGCACCTTTTAACTGGAGATATAAAACTTAGAGAAACAGCCATTTCTCTGGAGAAATATTTCTCATCCAGAATAATAAGTTCTCCATCAGCATTTACCATGTTTCTATGTGGAACCATCTTAAAGATGGGCCCATCATTTCAGATAGTAATAGTGGGAGATAAAAAACACCCGGACACCACAAATATGTTGAATGCCCTTAAAAAGGAATTTCTTCCTAACTCTAGTATAATTCTTAAAGACAGTGAGGATATTTTCCTAAATAACTTAATTGAATCTCTAAAACACAAAAATATTGTAAATAACCAAGTTACAGCCTATGTATGTGGAAATGGAACTTGTCATGCTCCAGTAAATAATGTTGAGGATTTATTCAAATTTTTAAACAAGTTTTAA
- a CDS encoding CopG family ribbon-helix-helix protein → MTIISVSLSEKLLEEIDALKDDVGFSGRSEVFRASTRLLIADNEEKKSLKGYIHSILILIHHQKSEDKVTQIKHNFEDIINTQIHSHLKENQCLELFILEGDASRIRELSRLLNQNIKSLYSKLVPLPQE, encoded by the coding sequence ATGACCATCATTAGTGTGTCCTTATCCGAGAAATTACTTGAGGAAATAGATGCCCTGAAAGATGATGTTGGATTTTCTGGTCGGAGTGAAGTTTTCAGAGCAAGCACGCGGCTTTTAATAGCTGATAATGAGGAAAAAAAGAGTCTGAAAGGTTACATTCATTCGATTCTTATATTAATTCATCATCAGAAATCTGAAGATAAGGTTACCCAGATTAAACATAATTTTGAAGATATCATCAACACCCAGATCCACAGTCACCTGAAGGAAAACCAGTGTTTGGAACTTTTCATCTTGGAAGGGGATGCAAGCAGAATTAGAGAACTTTCACGTCTTTTAAACCAGAATATAAAATCACTATATTCAAAACTGGTTCCTTTACCTCAAGAATAA